The genomic DNA CGGGCTATGAAGACAAGTTTCCATGGCAGCTCTCGGGCGGCATGCAGCAGCGCGCGAGCATCTGCCGCGCGCTCATCCACGAGCCCAAGATGCTGCTGCTCGACGAGCCCTTCGGCGCGCTCGATGCCTTCACGCGCGAGGAGCTCTGGTGCATCCTGCGCGACCTCTGGACCGAGCAGCAGTTCAACGTCATCCTGGTGACGCACGACCTGCGCGAATCGGTATTCCTGGCCGACACGGTGTACGTGATGAGCAAGAGCCCGGGCCGCTTCGTGGTCAAGCGCGAGATCGAGCTGCCGCGCCCGCGCGAGCTGGAGCTCACCTACACCAAGGAGTTCACCGACATCGTGCTGGAGCTGCGCGGCCACATCGGCGCCATCCGCAACACGGGCATCAGCGCGGCGCAGACGGCCGCCGCGGTGTCCCACTGAAGGCGCGCCATGAAGAACACCAAGCAAATCGAACGCTGGTCGCCCTGGCTGCTGCTGATTGCGGTGATCCTGCTGTGGCAGGTGATCTGCGCGGGCTTCGGCGTGTCGGACTTCATCTTTCCGAGCCCGCTGCGCATCTGGAACCAGTTCTGGGAGTTCAAGGAAATCATCGCGGGCCATGCGTGGCGCACCTTCTGGGTCACGATGGCGGGCTTCGGCCTGGCCATTGTGGTGGGCGTGCTGCTGGGCTTCGTGATCGGCAGTTCGCGCATCGCGTATGCGGCGATCTATCCGCTCATGACGGCGTTCAACGCGCTGCCCAAGGCGGCCTTCGTGCCGATCCTGGTGGTGTGGTTCGGCATCGGCGTGGGACCGGCGATCCTCACGGCCTTTCTGATCAGCTTCTTCCCGATCATGGTCAACATCGCGACCGGCCTGGCCACGCTGGAGCCCGAGCTCGAAGACGTGCTGCGCGTGCTCGGCGCCAAGCGCTGGGACGTGCTCATGAAGATCGGCCTGCCGCGCTCCATGCCCTACTTCTTCGGCTCGCTCAAGGTGGCGATCACGCTGGCCTTCGTCGGCACCACGGTGAGCGAGATGACCGCCGCCAACGAAGGCATCGGCTACCTGCTCATTTCAGCCGGCTCGGCCATGCAGATGGGCCTGGCCTTCGCGGGGCTGATGGTGGTGGGCGCGATGGCCATGCTGATGTACGAGCTCTTCAGCGTGATCGAGAAGCACACCACGGGCTGGGCGCACCGCGGCTCCCAGAACCAGTGATTCGCGCATGATCCACGGATGACCCACGAACAGATCATCCGCGCGCTTCGCCGCGCCAACGAGGTCGCCCGCCGCGCCATGGCGATGGGCCGCCATCCCTTCGGCGCGGTGCTCGTGGCGCCCGACGGCGAGACGATCCTGGCCGAGCAGGGCAACATCGACACGGTGAACCACGCCGAAGCCACGCTGGCGCGCCATGCGGCGCAGAACTGGCCGGCGGAGTACCTGTGGCAATGCACGCTGGTCACGACCTTCGAGCCCTGCGCGATGTGCGCGGGCACCAGCTACTGGGCGCACATCGGCCGCATCGTCTACGGCGCGGAAGAATCGGCCCTGCTCGCACTCACGGGCGACCACCCCGAGAACCCCACGCTGAGCCTGCCCTGCCGCGAAGTGTTCGCGCGCGGGCAGAAGAAGATCGAGGTGATCGGGCCGGTCGCCGAGGTGGCGGAAGAAATGATCGCCACGCACCGCGGCTTCTGGGAAGCGCGCGGGCATTGAAGCCGAGTCCGCCCGCAATGATCAGGGACGGTAGACGGCGGGATGCGACGCATCATGGTCGATCCCATAGAGACTCGTGCTCGCCTGTCCGTGAAGCAGCACCGGACGAACCCTTCGCCCCTGCAACAGCGTGCGCAGCGCATCGGCCATCGACTCGCCGCAAAGCCAGAACGCATCGTGGACCAGGCTGGCGCCGAACCACCGTCCCTTGCCGTCGATCAAGAGCAAGCTGTAGCCTTGGCCGACCTCCGCCACCGTGACGAGGTGCTCGCCGACGGTCGCTTCGTAGAGTTCGTGGCCCGAGTCTTCGAAGGGCTGCGACATGAAGTCGATGTCGGACGTTGGGCATTCCTCGCCTGCGCCCGGATTGAAAACCTTCAGACCCAGAAAGCTGGCCAGGATGCCTGCCGCAGGATGCCCTGCGGGAACGCCCTCGGGGACCGGCACCACCCTGCCGGGATACCAGCCAGCAGCAAGGAAGAAGGCTTGGAGGTCGGCTGGAACTTCGGGCATGGGGAGCAAGCAGATGGCCCTCGTGTATTGCGCGTAGCCAAAAAAAGCTCCGCGGCGCTAGGCCAGCAACAGCGTGGCCTCGTCGCGCCAGTAGGCCACGGCGGCCAGCCAGCCCTCCCACACGCAGCCGTTGCAGCCGCGCCCGCAGCAGGTGGTGGGCTCGGGCGGCGGCACGCGCAAGGCGAGCCGCTGCGCAGCGGCTTCCAACTGAACGGCCGCAATCAGCGCCTGTGCGCTGGCAAGGTCGACTGGAACGGGCAGGTCTTTGTCTGCAAACGACATGGGCTGGCAGCGGCGCCAAGGCGCCGCGCGGCATCGGGCTTGCGCCTTACCAGAAGATCCAGAGCGCGAGGCCGCCGAAGATCGACCATTTCACGAGGTAGTACACCCGCTTGTCCCAGGCCTTGAGGCGCTTGCCGATCACGCGGATCTGGTAGATGTACTTGAACGCACGGTTGATGCCGCCAGTCTTGTCGCCGGCATCATTGGGCGAGGCGGCGGCGGCCAGCAGGTTCTTCGCGAACCAGCGGTTCACGGCGCTGGCCCAGCGGTACTTCAGCGGGCGCTCGATGTCGCAGAACAGGATCACGCGGTCCTTGTCCGTCGTGTTCTCGGCGTAGTGGATGTAGGTTTCGTCGAACACCACGGCCTCGCCGTCGCGCCAGTGGTAGCGCTGGCCGTCCACGTCGATGTAGCAGCCCTCCACGCCCGGCGTCCACAGGCCCAGGTGGTAGCGCAGCGAACCGGCGAAGGGGTCGCGGTGGCGCACCAGGCGGCTGCCCGGTGGCAGCTCGGCGAACATGGCCGCCTTGATGGTGCCGATGCCCTTGAGCAGTTCGGTGGTGCGCGGGCACAGGATGGCGGCCGAGGGATGCGCCTCGTCATACCACTTCAGGTAGAAGCGCTTCCAGCCGCTTTTGAAGAAGGAGTTGAAGCCCACGTCGTTGAACTGGCTCGAGGCCTTGATGCTGCCGCCGTTGCGCATGGCGAGCGCCTCTTCGCGGATGACCTGCCAGTTCTCCTCGAGCACGCGCATTTCGGGAAACTGCGCGGGCGACAGGTACGGCGTGCTCGGCACCTTCGAGAAGATGTACATGAAGGCGTTCAGCGGCGCGAGGAAGGTCGAGTGGTCGGACAGCTGCCTGAAGAAGCGGTGCCGGACCTGGCCGCGGAAGTGAACGTAGAGCGCGCTGAGCGCGAAGATGGCGAGAATGACCCACTTCATTGGTGAAAGTGTCCTGTAGACGGCGCGGGGGTAGCCGGGTAGTGTAAATCGTTGCCCCAAACCTGGGCTGACCACGCCCTTTGCCCCCGTCCGGGACATGCCGGCCCCGCAGGCCGCGCCCTGCGCGGGTGGGCGCCGTCTCAGGCCCAGCCGGTCTCGATCTCGGTCTTCACCTCGGTCATGAGCCGGTGCACCGGGCACTTGCCGGCCACGCGCAGCAGCTCGTCGCGCTGCGCCTCGGTCAGCTCGCCGGTCACGCGCAGGCTCGACTTCAGCCGGTAGACGCCCTTGCGCTCCTCGCTGTCGTCGCGGTCGACGATCACCTCGATGTCTTCCACCGCCATGCCCTTGCGGCGCGCGTAGATCAGCACGGTGAGCGCCTTGCAGGCGGCCAGCGACGCGTCGTACAGGTCGTGCGGCTCCGGCCCCGCATCGCTGCCGCCGCCGGCCGGCGAGGCATCGATGGGAATCTCGTGGTTGCGGATCTTGAGAATGTGGCGCGTGCCCGTGATGCCGTCGCGCCGGACCGAGATGCTCATGCCGATGTCCTTGTGGGGTGTGGATGCCGGGCGCGATGTTAGCCCGCCACCCGCTTCAGCGGTCGACCGCGAGCATCAGCGTTTCCTTGATCTCCTCCATCACCACGTAGCTGTGCGATTCCGCCGCCACGGGCAGCTTCTTGAGGATGTCGCCCAGGAGGTGCCGGTACTCGCTCATGCCGCTCAGGCGTGCCTTCACAAGGTAGTCGAAGCTGCCCGAGACCAGATGGCACTCGAGCACCTCGGGCATGTGCAGCAGTTCCTTGCGCACCTTGTCGAACACCTCGCCCGACTTGGCCGAGAGCTTGATCTCCACGAACACCAGCAGCGTCTTGCCCAGCGCCTCGGGCGACACATGCGCGTGGTAGCCGCTGATGACGCCCTCGCGCTCCATGCGCTTCACGCGCTCCGCGCAGGGCGATGCCGACAGGCCGATGCGCTCGGCCAGTTCGGTCATGGAGATGCGGCCCTGGCGCTGCAGCAGGTCGAGGATCTTGCGGTCGATGCGGTCGAGTTCGGGCATTTCACTCCGGGGCTGGCAATTGGCTTGCTATCTGCAGTGAATTTCACTGTCAATCGTCAAAAAACAATGAAATCCACTGCATTGTGCACTTTAGATTCCACTCATCCACCTTCATTCGCGTAAATACCCATGAAAGTCATCGTTCTCGGCGGCGGCGTGATCGGCACCACCACGGCCTACTACCTCGCGCGCTCCGGCGCCGACGTGACGCTGCTCGACCGGCAGACCGGCCCTGCCGAGGAAACCAGCTTCGGCAACGCCGGGCAGGTGTCGCCGGGCTACTCGACGCCATGGGCGGCGCCCGGCATTCCGCTGAAGGCCATCAAGTGGATGTTCCAGAAGCACGCGCCGCTGTCGATCCGCCCCGACGGCACGCTGTTCCAGCTGCGCTGGATGGCCGCCATGCTGCGCAACTGCTCGCCCGAACGCTACGCGGTCAACAAGGAACGCATGATGCGCGTGGCCGAATACAGCCGCGGCTGCCTGCAGCAGCTGCGCGCCGAAACCGGCCTGCGGTACGAGCACCGCACCGGCGGCACACTGCAGCTGTTCCGCACCCAGGCGCAGCTCGACGCGGTGCAGCGCGACATCGCGGTGCTCGAGGAATGCGGCGTGCCCTACGAGCTGCTCGACCGCGATGCGCTCGCGCGCGTCGAACCCGCGCTCGCCGGCGCGCGCGACCGGCTCGCGGGCGGCCTGCGCCTGCCGAACGACGAGACCGGCGACTGCCATTTGTTCACCCGCGGCCTGGCTGACATCGCCCGCGGCCTGGGCGTGGATTTCCGCTTCGGCCAGTCGGTCGAAGGCCTCGAGATGGCGGGCGACCGCATCACGGGCGTTCGAACCAGTGCCGGCAAGATCCTCACGGCCGACCGCTACGTGATGGCCTTCGGCAGCTACTCGCGCGCCGCCATCGCATCGCTGGGGCTGGACATTCCGGTCTACCCCGTCAAGGGCTACTCGCTCACCGTGCCGCTGGTCGACGAATCGCTGGCACCGCAATCGACCGTGCTCGACGAAACCTACAAGGTGGCCGTCACGCGCTTCGACAACCGCATCCGCGTGGGCGGCATGGCCGAGCTCGGCGGCTTCGACCTGCGGCTGAACCCGCACCGCCGCGCCACGCTCGAGAAAGTGGTGAGCGACCTGTTCCCGGGCGGCGACCTGCCGCGCGCCACCTTCTGGACCGGCCTGCGCCCGATGACGCCGGACAGCACGCCCATCGTCGGCGCCACGCGCTATGCGAACCTGTTCCTCAACACCGGCCACGGCACGCTCGGCTGGACCATGGCCTGCGGCTCGGGCAAGCTCATCTCCGACCTCGTGACCGGACAGCGACCGGAGATCCGCACCGATGGCCTGGCGATGGACCGCTACGCGTCCGGCTCATCGCACGCGGCGCACCCGAACCCGGCCACGGCTCACGCCTGAGGCAGCGGCCGCTCAGGCAGCCTTCGCGATCGGAATCGTTTCGCTGGCCATGCCGCGGTAGACCTCGGCCTCGCCGTGCTTCGCCAGCAGCTGCATCAGGTGCTTGCGGATCAGCATGCCGGGCCGGTCCGACTCCATCGAATACTCCACGCCGCGCCGGCGCGTGTCGACCAAGGCATCGGGGTCGGTCGATTCGAGGATGTCCTTGTCCTCGCGCGTGACCGCCTCGTCGAAGTCGATCAGCATCTGTGCGGTGCAGTCGGCCTCGGTGTCGTTGCGGAACAGCCATTGGCACAGTTGCATGCGCCCGTCGTCGATGGGCGTGAAGCAGTTGATGATGATGTGTCGCACGCCGCTCGGGTATTCGATGTCGAGCCGGCGCGAGAACGGCAGGAAGTAGGCGTTGCGCATGTGGCGCGTGGTGATCGGCTCGGTCACGCCGCTGATGGCGTGGAACTTCACCGGGTTGGCCGCCTCGATCACCGTCTCGGCATAGAAGCCTGAATCGTTCTCGACCAGTTCGTACTTGCTCGGCTTCGGGCTCGCGGCCACGCCGAAGGTGGCGCGGTGCACGAAGCTGAAATGCGAGTTGTCGAACGAATTCTCGAGCGCGCGCATCGGGCTGGTCTGCCACTCTTCGTAGAACTGGAAGATGGTGCGGTAGCCCGGGTCGCCGAACTCCGGGATGGCGGGAATGTCGGCGATGGGCTCTTCCAGCGCCACCCATGCGTAGCCGTAGCGCGCGGTGCAGCGGTAGGCGGTGGTGCGGTACTCCGGCGAGATCTTGCGGTCGGCCTCG from Variovorax sp. V93 includes the following:
- a CDS encoding ABC transporter ATP-binding protein, which codes for MQADASGAAAAPFVDFQDVWLAYNEELLRANHFAVEAIDLKVKRGEFIAIVGPSGCGKSTFMKLTTGLKMPSMGKIRIDGQPVTGPLKISGMAFQAPSLLPWRTTVDNVLLPLEIVEPYRSSFKAKRKEYVERARKLLQKVGLAGYEDKFPWQLSGGMQQRASICRALIHEPKMLLLDEPFGALDAFTREELWCILRDLWTEQQFNVILVTHDLRESVFLADTVYVMSKSPGRFVVKREIELPRPRELELTYTKEFTDIVLELRGHIGAIRNTGISAAQTAAAVSH
- a CDS encoding ABC transporter permease, with protein sequence MKNTKQIERWSPWLLLIAVILLWQVICAGFGVSDFIFPSPLRIWNQFWEFKEIIAGHAWRTFWVTMAGFGLAIVVGVLLGFVIGSSRIAYAAIYPLMTAFNALPKAAFVPILVVWFGIGVGPAILTAFLISFFPIMVNIATGLATLEPELEDVLRVLGAKRWDVLMKIGLPRSMPYFFGSLKVAITLAFVGTTVSEMTAANEGIGYLLISAGSAMQMGLAFAGLMVVGAMAMLMYELFSVIEKHTTGWAHRGSQNQ
- a CDS encoding nucleoside deaminase; translation: MTHEQIIRALRRANEVARRAMAMGRHPFGAVLVAPDGETILAEQGNIDTVNHAEATLARHAAQNWPAEYLWQCTLVTTFEPCAMCAGTSYWAHIGRIVYGAEESALLALTGDHPENPTLSLPCREVFARGQKKIEVIGPVAEVAEEMIATHRGFWEARGH
- a CDS encoding SUKH-3 domain-containing protein, coding for MPEVPADLQAFFLAAGWYPGRVVPVPEGVPAGHPAAGILASFLGLKVFNPGAGEECPTSDIDFMSQPFEDSGHELYEATVGEHLVTVAEVGQGYSLLLIDGKGRWFGASLVHDAFWLCGESMADALRTLLQGRRVRPVLLHGQASTSLYGIDHDASHPAVYRP
- a CDS encoding oxidoreductase-like domain-containing protein, translated to MSFADKDLPVPVDLASAQALIAAVQLEAAAQRLALRVPPPEPTTCCGRGCNGCVWEGWLAAVAYWRDEATLLLA
- the lpxO gene encoding lipid A hydroxylase LpxO, which encodes MKWVILAIFALSALYVHFRGQVRHRFFRQLSDHSTFLAPLNAFMYIFSKVPSTPYLSPAQFPEMRVLEENWQVIREEALAMRNGGSIKASSQFNDVGFNSFFKSGWKRFYLKWYDEAHPSAAILCPRTTELLKGIGTIKAAMFAELPPGSRLVRHRDPFAGSLRYHLGLWTPGVEGCYIDVDGQRYHWRDGEAVVFDETYIHYAENTTDKDRVILFCDIERPLKYRWASAVNRWFAKNLLAAAASPNDAGDKTGGINRAFKYIYQIRVIGKRLKAWDKRVYYLVKWSIFGGLALWIFW
- a CDS encoding OsmC family protein is translated as MSISVRRDGITGTRHILKIRNHEIPIDASPAGGGSDAGPEPHDLYDASLAACKALTVLIYARRKGMAVEDIEVIVDRDDSEERKGVYRLKSSLRVTGELTEAQRDELLRVAGKCPVHRLMTEVKTEIETGWA
- a CDS encoding winged helix-turn-helix transcriptional regulator, with the translated sequence MPELDRIDRKILDLLQRQGRISMTELAERIGLSASPCAERVKRMEREGVISGYHAHVSPEALGKTLLVFVEIKLSAKSGEVFDKVRKELLHMPEVLECHLVSGSFDYLVKARLSGMSEYRHLLGDILKKLPVAAESHSYVVMEEIKETLMLAVDR
- a CDS encoding D-amino acid dehydrogenase — encoded protein: MKVIVLGGGVIGTTTAYYLARSGADVTLLDRQTGPAEETSFGNAGQVSPGYSTPWAAPGIPLKAIKWMFQKHAPLSIRPDGTLFQLRWMAAMLRNCSPERYAVNKERMMRVAEYSRGCLQQLRAETGLRYEHRTGGTLQLFRTQAQLDAVQRDIAVLEECGVPYELLDRDALARVEPALAGARDRLAGGLRLPNDETGDCHLFTRGLADIARGLGVDFRFGQSVEGLEMAGDRITGVRTSAGKILTADRYVMAFGSYSRAAIASLGLDIPVYPVKGYSLTVPLVDESLAPQSTVLDETYKVAVTRFDNRIRVGGMAELGGFDLRLNPHRRATLEKVVSDLFPGGDLPRATFWTGLRPMTPDSTPIVGATRYANLFLNTGHGTLGWTMACGSGKLISDLVTGQRPEIRTDGLAMDRYASGSSHAAHPNPATAHA
- a CDS encoding Rieske 2Fe-2S domain-containing protein, producing MLVTRQPVFRKFWHAVMPLTELASGPRPFRLLGEDIVLFLDAGGQPAALRDRCCHRTAKLSKGWCVDGEGQACGQGAIQCGYHGWTYDRSGQVIRIPQYEADRKISPEYRTTAYRCTARYGYAWVALEEPIADIPAIPEFGDPGYRTIFQFYEEWQTSPMRALENSFDNSHFSFVHRATFGVAASPKPSKYELVENDSGFYAETVIEAANPVKFHAISGVTEPITTRHMRNAYFLPFSRRLDIEYPSGVRHIIINCFTPIDDGRMQLCQWLFRNDTEADCTAQMLIDFDEAVTREDKDILESTDPDALVDTRRRGVEYSMESDRPGMLIRKHLMQLLAKHGEAEVYRGMASETIPIAKAA